One part of the Bacillota bacterium genome encodes these proteins:
- a CDS encoding endospore germination permease, translating into MSRRTRSEQVTEWQLLVLMYGILVPTAQLYLVGVTARTAGRDAWMAAPLAAPVGLGVLFLLQRLLRRYPGESLVRAAGRLPRGLGRLVPLPLLLWLTHSTGTLAIEFAQFISTSLLPLAPIGVIVIPAIVVGAYAVYLGIETIARVAEILVPPMTAISALILVLTLPHFSFQRLEPILADGPMPVVRAALGPASRYAELVLLGFVGPHLVRLRRFTAVSLTGWLAITLGLFFTGLGTMGVWGLLAGQLTFPFYSLGTLVELGEYLPRLDVITTLLWTGGMFVKFALFLYAEVGGWADWLGLDDHRPLVPWAAVVTVVIGLTLFPGESDLVAYISGLFPVVTLAVTLGTLAAVLLPGAGGPGRRAERTAAPGEAR; encoded by the coding sequence ATGAGCAGGCGGACACGGAGCGAGCAGGTCACCGAGTGGCAGCTCCTGGTCCTCATGTACGGCATCCTGGTGCCCACGGCGCAGCTCTACCTGGTCGGGGTCACCGCCCGGACCGCCGGACGGGACGCCTGGATGGCGGCGCCTTTGGCGGCGCCGGTCGGCCTGGGCGTCCTCTTCCTCCTGCAGCGCCTGCTGCGGAGGTACCCGGGCGAGAGCCTCGTGCGGGCGGCGGGCCGGCTCCCCAGGGGCCTGGGGAGGCTCGTTCCGCTCCCGCTCCTGCTCTGGCTGACGCACAGTACGGGCACCCTCGCCATCGAGTTCGCCCAGTTCATCTCCACCTCGCTTCTGCCGCTGGCGCCGATCGGGGTCATCGTCATCCCGGCGATCGTTGTGGGGGCGTACGCCGTCTATCTCGGGATCGAGACCATCGCCCGGGTGGCGGAGATCCTGGTGCCGCCCATGACGGCGATCAGCGCCCTCATCCTCGTGCTGACCCTGCCGCACTTCAGTTTCCAGCGCCTGGAGCCGATCCTGGCGGACGGCCCGATGCCCGTCGTGCGCGCGGCACTGGGGCCGGCCTCGCGGTACGCCGAGCTGGTGCTGCTGGGTTTCGTGGGGCCCCACCTGGTCCGCCTGCGGCGGTTCACCGCCGTCTCGCTGACCGGGTGGCTGGCGATCACGTTGGGCCTCTTCTTCACCGGGCTGGGGACGATGGGTGTCTGGGGCCTGCTCGCCGGGCAGCTCACGTTTCCCTTCTACTCCCTGGGGACGCTGGTGGAGCTGGGAGAGTACCTGCCGCGGCTCGACGTCATCACCACGCTGCTCTGGACGGGCGGGATGTTCGTCAAGTTCGCGCTCTTCCTGTACGCGGAGGTGGGAGGCTGGGCGGACTGGCTGGGTCTCGACGATCACCGGCCGCTGGTCCCGTGGGCAGCGGTCGTCACCGTGGTCATCGGGCTGACCCTCTTTCCCGGCGAGTCCGACCTGGTCGCCTACATCTCGGGCCTCTTCCCCGTGGTGACGCTCGCGGTCACGCTGGGCACGCTCGCCGCCGTCCTGCTGCCGGGCGCAGGAGGGCCGGGACGCCGGGCGGAGCGCACGGCCGCGCCGGGGGAAGCCAGATGA